From the Musa acuminata AAA Group cultivar baxijiao chromosome BXJ3-1, Cavendish_Baxijiao_AAA, whole genome shotgun sequence genome, the window TGAcatcatggcgtgtcacatcatCATTTTTACTCTTATCACTACCACTTCTTCGTAGCTGTTCCCTAACCATTGCTGATTACCTCTTTCTGCTAGGCGGTCTTCGTCGATCCTCAACGATCCTTTGCTGATCTATCACCGTCCCAATCCTCCACTCCCTTCTCTGCTATGACCTATTCAGCTTCCATGCTTTAGACCAGGCCTGCTACTTCCTCGGCCCTCTTCGTCGCTGCCGCCCTTCTGACCTTTACTCCTTcctcttgttttcctcctctcgtgCTATGGTTATCCCCTGCTCTACCCTTCCTCGCCTCTCTTTGCGGCCACCGCTAATCGAAGAATTCCCCTTTCTCGCTGTCCGACGACAGTAATCCCTCCTCTCCCGGCTGTCAGTTTTCTCCCCTATTCAGTGGTCCATCTTCTCGATAGCAATTTCTCAGTCGATCGGCCTGCGGCTTTCTCCACCCAGGACCATGCCACTGCCACCATCACCCGCGACTCCGTCGCCACCCTCACCGCCCTCGGTGCTAAAGGCCGGTGGTGCTCCTGCAACATCTTCTCCCTGAACTGCCAGGTGGACATTTCTCTgatctgctactgctgctgccacTGCAGTAGTTTGGAAACAAATTGCAGGGGAAGATGTTGCAATAACAGCGAGAGGTGCCACTGCCGGTGGTACTTTTATTTTTTCCTTAATAAAAGTATATTTAAAGtcaataatattattatactGATCTCTATAAGTGTTCTTCTTACCTTATCGGATAGTGTTAATCTTAGTTACGCCATTGAGTATCGTCAAGTTGTTGATAATCTATAATATTTGATATTCACTCATTCAAACATTGCATATACAttaaataaattatctcaatttatACACAACCCTACTTCCAACCATTAGATCACTGTTAAATATCTTCTCCAGTACTTAAAAGGGTGCAATTAATCATGACTTATTTCTCCAAATGATCTTTCCTCTATTGCTTCATGCATTTTTTGGACATCTACTAGTGGTTATGTTATATTTCTTGGTCACAATCCAATCTCAAGAAAAAAATACTCTATTATAAGATTTTCTATGGAGGTTTATAATCGAACAGTTATTTCTATAACTGTTTACCATTGTTGGATTCAATTGTTGCTATACCAactatttatcatattttttgatCCTCCATCTATGTATTGTGACAATATCGAAGTAACATATGTATGTGCTAATCCTGTATTTCACTTTTGAATGAAGCATATAATCATCGATTTTTACTTTGTTCGTGAGAGtagattcatgacccaattgagttctacagtAGTGGTTGCAATGGCactgtattcagcttcagttatagatcgttcaattgtcttttgcttcttagaactccaagtgATTGGATTTACACCaaaaaagataatataccccAACGTGAATATTTTGTCATCAAAATTCCCTAgccaatcagcatcaacaaaggcatgaagatgaatgAGGGAGTGTTTATGGAAAAAGAGGCAGAGTCCCGTGAAAATATCGCAAAATTCATTTGActatagaccaatgcatagtagatagccgatacataaattatgataatttattgatcgcaaatgagatatctagatGGGTGAAAGAAAAGTACCATAAAGAGCCAAggacttggcggtattgagttggGCCCGTAACAGGGCttccatcatataatttgagtgactcACTAGTAGACATAGGAGTTGTAACTGTTTTTGCATCTTGCATGTTcgtctttgataatagatcttgaatatattttctttatgataGAAAGAGTCCTGAATATGTATATGTTGCTCccactcccaaaaaatagctcaagattcttagatctttaagggagaattgATCTACTAAATACTTGAGAAATACCTTGATATCCATAAGATTGTTGccaatgacaataatatcatccacatatactagaagatatattatattaccaCTTTGGGGATAGAGAAATAGGGAGGTATCAGCCTTAGAGTGATAAAGTTAGTTGATATCAAAAATGAAAGTttggtgtaccaagctcttgaagCTTAAGGAAGTCCATAAATAACTTTTTGTAGTTTATAAACATGCCTTGGACACTGAGGGTAGATAAAGCTAGGAGGTTATTGCATGAAGAAATCGTCAGTTAGGGTCccatgtaaaaaggcattgttaacatcgagTTGTCATAAATGCTAGTCTTATGAGATGGCTAAACTCAGAATAAATCGGATTGTTGTGggcttaacaacgggactaaatatctctgtgaagtcaacaccaggACGTTAATGAAACCCATTAGCCACtacgtgctttatatctagcaatgGATCCATCTAggttctgcttaattcgaaagacgcacttacactcgatgatattttatgtggGATGAGAAGGTACAAGGGTCCAtatagaattatggaggagggcatcataTTTTTCACACATGGATTTACACCAATATGGAGATTTATGGGCTTgcgtaattgtggtaggttcattagtctctaatgaggattttgtgatagcatATAGGACAAGAACTTATCgtagtttaaagataccacttttggagcgtattgtcattggatgtccagggGCTATAGGGTGTGTTATAGGTATGGGCGGTGGAAAGGCATAACATAGGTTGGGGTAGGCTGAGAGACAGTGTCATTGGTCCTAGGATAGGATAAAGATAGTGGTTGTGTTTGGCATTACTTCAATAGTAGGGGAAccttgtgaagaagggagagaCACAATGGAGGGAGTAAGGAACTGTTGAATCGGGAGAAGAAGAGAGTATGGATCTGTTATGGGAGACTCGGTTGATGGGATCAACGGGTTActccaatgatatatatatattttttagaatagGTCGCATAGTAGGAGACTTTTTGAGATTCGGATTCGTAGCATTGAAAGGCATTACGTTGAAAAGAGTATCCAATGAAAATGCAAGacttagattttgatgttatttTATATGAGGTATATGAACATTTGAGTTTTTGAAAGTTTTTGAAAGTTTaggaatttataaaataatttttcaaattgtGATTCGTAGTAGAGGATTGAAGTGATGAAAGTTCTCAACCAAAGTCGTCATTATCGGAGTAAATTCTAGACCAACATTCTGAAGTTGGTAAGTTGGTAAAGATGGATGGATACTGTTGCTTCTGTTGAACGAGGTAAATAACCGAGCTAGCACTTATGCCTCTATACATGCTTGATGCTCTTGTTGTTGACCAACAATGATAAGGAAGTGATTTGTTCTGTCAACCTGCCTTTAAACATCGTTGATATATATGGCTGGTGGCATTCTCTCAGTGGAATGGAATGCTAGGAAAGAAAGTGCTTTTTCAcactaaaaattatattatcattgtTAGACCAGTAATGTTTTATAGAATAGATTAGAGTGCTTATTGTTGTGTTGATTCGGTAAGTGATAAAATGAGGAATCGTACCATCTAAGATGGTATATGATTGGATGATGGCAAAATCTGAGTGTTTGATATTGTAGAAATCTAAGTATTTACTAGTAGAAACTatatataaagatttaaatattaaaataatataattttatagagTTTGATGAcgataaaatatttatgtatttCGAGTAATTAAGACTTTTCagctttattattattgttgcttTTAAATCataacttagcaaatgtcttcCTCCATTGATCATCAACTCAcgccagaaaaagatcaagaaagCCAGAAATTTTCTTATTTATCAGCTTCCAAAAACAACAAAGGCAAACCACACAGTGGATGGGATAGAAGCTACCGTAAGTTGCAATTAGTGATAAGGGGGAACGAGATGTGTGCACCCTAATCAAGTGGAGGCTGTGCCTCGAGCCATCCTTCCCCATCAatatatgaaatatcaatgaACTTCTTCAGCTCATCGTCACTCAGCTGCTTCTCCCACGTCACTCTACCTGAGAGGTCTGATCCTGGTCCTGTGCATCCCGATTCTGCAAACGTTACAACACCTCtgatgtacaaaaaaaaaaaaaagaagataaattcAGATTAACAGTAAAAAATTGCAATGAATAACATACAAAAATAATGTCGTAAGTCTCGTGCAGTAgatccatttttttttcttgtgataaACTAAAATCGAACGTAAAAATGTCACTTGATTACTTgctaagaaaccttagaaaaatcaaTTATAATTAGTAATAGATCATCTTTTTTCGATAAATAAAAGTTAAACATAGAAATACCATTCGTTAACTTACTCGTAACCTTTAGAAAACCAAATATACCATCCTTCTGGAACAATGATGGCTGACATGAAGGTATGGTAAAATATCACCCTCGAGTAGTGTTTCCATGCCCTCCCCAAGTAAGTTGCTTGAGGCCCTGAGATGGTGCACCACTTGAACACGAAGCCACTATTGTCACTGGCATTGTTTCGCCCTTGAGCCGTCACATATCCTGGCTTCTCAAGGCTTTTAACTGTTGATATCTTGCATCGCTGCGTGACCCACAACAATTTGATCAGACACAACATATGAAACTATAAATCATGTTTCATGCATGTTTTATTTGATTAGTAGGTCGATTTAAAGAGCTATTTTCGAAAATTGTAGGTCAAAACTTCCAAATTTAATAGATATAATAGAACATATGAAACTATAAATCATGTTTCATGCATGTTTTATTTGATTAGTAGGTCGATTTAAAGAGCTATTTTCGAAATTTGTAGGTCAAAACTTCCAAATTTAATAGATATAATACCAACATATTTCAATCTGAAAAGTACACAATAGAAGGAATAAATTGAAGATAAAGGAGGCTTATACGAGCAATTGTTATTAAATGAGAAAACTAGGAGAGTATGTACAGAGTACGTATCATTAGGACATGCATTATTTATATTTGCATGTCGAGTCGGATCGATATAATTTAGACATgatctaaaattatcaaaatgataCCTCGTAAATAGATTGGCCATATCCGAAGATGAAGTCGGTCACACCTTCGATGTAGCAACCCTTGAAGTAGTGTCTTCCAAGCGTATCAGCGAGAGTGTCTTGAAACCCAATGAAGCTGCAATAGTAGAAGGCAGACTTGTCTCCAAAAATCCAAGCGGCCACCGCGGGGGTCAGTTTGGCGAATCCATTGTACGTATTCTGCATCAAATATAGACTCATCAAATCGTTCGTTTGAACTCCTAATCCATGCACATAAACCTGTTTCGTCGATTATTACAGTAGAATGATTAGATCGCTTCACGGCCATGAACAGTATATGGATTGATTTGTATGCTTGTTTTAGCTACTCGGGCCAGAGACTGTGAGATATAGATCAGTGAAACCTTGAAGGTTATCCTCTTGGCAACAAAGTTGGAGGCATATGACGTGAAGGTTGCACTGGAGTTAGTGTCATGGCCACTGGAGTCGCCGTTGTAGTCTCCCCACTCGATGGACGTCGTCTGAGCTCCATCTCCTTCCAGTACGACGTAACTCTTGGTGCTCTTCACGTTCACCTTCTCCCTGCTTACCCCACCGCATGAACGACCAGCTctttcaaggtataaagcaaGGGAAGGAGAACCTACCTGTAGACGCCAGCAGCGACGTGAATCTTCGTCCACTTGTTGTTGTTGTCAGGAACGGATTCGATCGCGTGCTGAATGCTCTTGAAATCGCCACCGCCCTCGAGGTTGACGACGATGGTTCTCGCGATGGAGGCAGCTGCAATGGCCACAGGAGCACGTAGTGAaacgaaggagaggaagaggacgagccaCCTCAATTGGAGCATTTGGAAACACGTATATGCAAGCGAGAAATGGATCGGCAGCGGAAGGGAATACTACTTAGTGTGGATACAGTGAGAGAAATGCCACCTCAATTGGAGCATTTGGAAACACGTATATGCAAGCGAGAAATGGATCGGCAGCGGAAGGGAATACTACTTAGTGTGGATACAGTGAGAGAGATACAGTTGTAAAAATCTTTCTGTTACTATTCTTTTGATTTGGCAATTTCGCTGCAATTAAAAAATCTGAACTCTATCTTAACAGAAGAAAGAGAATTTGAATTCCATTTGGTGCATTGCGTAAATGTAACTAAGTGAGTTTTTCTAAGGATAAAAGAGTTTTCAATTCTTTATGTTAGGAGAAAAATTGCATATTGCAAAGCTGAAGAATAtgcatatataataaaattagagTTAATATTTGTCAATGACATTGGAAgtcaaatttatattaatattttttcttttcgGATTAGTATTTATAGGGAATATAAGATCAACTAACAATCAATGATATTCTCTTatctattaattgatttatttcctaataaggAATGTGATTTTTAGGATGTAAAtagtttctattttatttttgtgtgtaaaccataagaaatgaatattatatttttattttcatgtgtgaaagtaaaataaaaataaactaaaaataaaaataaattattacttaccatcTCATCCTTTCTTATATAAAAGGGGCTCCTTCTCCATCCTAATCAACTTTGATTCATGTTTTGAAATCTTTGATATtatgattgttataattttatgatgcataataatattttaattttaaaattttattattaataaataattataattgatttgtgatgttagaatgattatttaacTTATAATGATTTCGCTTCAG encodes:
- the LOC103995215 gene encoding putative pectinesterase 10 is translated as MLQLRWLVLFLSFVSLRAPVAIAAASIARTIVVNLEGGGDFKSIQHAIESVPDNNNKWTKIHVAAGVYREKVNVKSTKSYVVLEGDGAQTTSIEWGDYNGDSSGHDTNSSATFTSYASNFVAKRITFKNTYNGFAKLTPAVAAWIFGDKSAFYYCSFIGFQDTLADTLGRHYFKGCYIEGVTDFIFGYGQSIYERCKISTVKSLEKPGYVTAQGRNNASDNSGFVFKWCTISGPQATYLGRAWKHYSRVIFYHTFMSAIIVPEGWYIWFSKGYEGVVTFAESGCTGPGSDLSGRVTWEKQLSDDELKKFIDISYIDGEGWLEAQPPLD